The following are from one region of the Paenalkalicoccus suaedae genome:
- a CDS encoding XapX domain-containing protein, which translates to MQEVLLAVLAGSIVGFLFAWIKLPIPAPPALPGIMGIFGIYFGFKLFQWVSTTFFV; encoded by the coding sequence ATGCAAGAAGTATTATTAGCAGTGCTCGCAGGGTCAATCGTTGGATTCTTATTTGCGTGGATCAAGCTACCGATCCCAGCACCACCAGCACTTCCAGGAATCATGGGAATCTTCGGCATCTACTTCGGATTCAAATTATTCCAGTGGGTCTCAACAACATTTTTCGTCTAA
- a CDS encoding IS3 family transposase (programmed frameshift) translates to MGKNVYSNEVKWAVVKEKMSGQLTNREIMDKYEVKNVSQIKTWMKWYRENQIHRFDQPIGKQYTYGLGPEDSSVEEKNDRKMKHLTQENEILKKVFGDRKGAEKEIVLQLVQKLRRKYTVSAILSVLNVPRSTYYRWASAEPVTLSKEEKTMIYLCKKTKYRYGHRKIKELLKRDYHIKLHRNTVQRMMQKHHLQCRVKKKRKWKSQGESVIVAPHLLQRAFHASRPNQKWVTDITYIQYGADTLYLSTIMDLFNNQIVAYKLYTHQQIPLVMDTLTDALEKRGHPTGVMIHSDQGSVYSSYAYQNLMKEKHLISSMSRRGNCWDNAVIESFHSNLKSEEFQYVKFNSLSMEAVKERIDQFMKYYNEERIQEKLGYHTPIEFGEMAA, encoded by the exons ATGGGCAAAAACGTGTATTCAAATGAGGTAAAGTGGGCGGTAGTTAAAGAAAAAATGAGTGGTCAACTAACAAACAGAGAGATCATGGATAAGTATGAAGTTAAAAATGTGTCTCAAATCAAGACGTGGATGAAATGGTATCGTGAAAATCAGATTCATCGATTCGACCAGCCAATTGGAAAACAATATACGTATGGTCTTGGTCCTGAGGATTCGAGTGTAGAAGAGAAAAACGACCGGAAAATGAAGCATCTCACACAGGAGAATGAAATCCTAA AAAAAGTATTTGGAGATCGAAAAGGAGCTGAAAAAGAAATCGTCCTCCAACTAGTCCAGAAATTAAGAAGGAAATATACTGTGTCAGCTATTCTATCTGTCTTAAACGTGCCTAGGTCTACCTATTACCGCTGGGCATCTGCCGAACCAGTTACATTATCTAAGGAAGAAAAGACAATGATCTACCTATGTAAGAAAACAAAGTACCGATATGGACACCGTAAAATTAAAGAGTTATTAAAACGCGACTATCATATCAAGCTACATCGTAATACGGTTCAACGGATGATGCAGAAGCATCACCTTCAATGTAGAGTGAAAAAGAAAAGAAAGTGGAAATCTCAAGGTGAGTCTGTCATTGTCGCACCACACTTATTACAGCGAGCGTTTCACGCAAGCAGACCGAATCAAAAGTGGGTAACGGATATTACGTACATTCAATATGGGGCAGACACGTTATATTTATCAACGATTATGGACTTGTTTAATAATCAAATCGTCGCTTATAAGCTGTATACACACCAGCAGATCCCTTTGGTTATGGATACTTTAACAGATGCGCTAGAAAAGAGAGGTCATCCAACAGGGGTCATGATTCATTCAGATCAAGGAAGTGTTTATTCTTCTTATGCATACCAAAACCTAATGAAAGAGAAACATTTGATCAGTAGTATGTCCCGAAGGGGAAACTGTTGGGATAACGCAGTCATTGAGTCTTTTCATTCAAACCTAAAATCAGAAGAATTCCAGTATGTAAAGTTTAATTCGTTGTCTATGGAAGCCGTAAAAGAACGGATAGATCAGTTTATGAAGTATTATAATGAAGAGCGTATCCAGGAAAAATTAGGCTACCATACACCAATAGAGTTTGGTGAAATGGCAGCCTAA
- the argS gene encoding arginine--tRNA ligase, with protein sequence MSQVEELKIGLKEQLEKAAVKAELATAEEIPSIVIETPKDKTHGDFATNLAMQLARVAKKAPRAIAEEIAANIDYDAASIEKLDIAGPGFINFFMKKDYLSEIVKTVLEQQEDFGSTNVGEGKKVQIEFVSANPTGTLHLGHARGAAVGDSLAHILSKAGYDVAREYYINDAGNQIDNLTLSLEARYLQELGEDAEMPEDGYHGQDIIGFAKEIASEHGDRYKNADVEERRAYFREYGLKRELDKLKEDLADFRVNFDNWFSETSLYDNNKITPVLEELATRGETFEEEGATWFRSTTYGDDKDRVLVKSDGSYTYLTPDIAYHKDKLNRGFGELINVWGADHHGYIPRMRAAIQALGYDKDQLTVQIIQMVNLFENGEKVKMSKRTGKAVTMRELMEEVGIDATRYFFAMRAPETHLDFDLGLAKSQSNENPVYYSQYAHARICSMLRAAEEEGLKPDANEADLSLLTAEKDLELMKKIGEFPEAVASAAKNHAPHRITNYVHELAAALHSFYNAEKVLTDDEALTKARLALIEAVRITLINALGLVGVTAPERM encoded by the coding sequence ATGAGTCAGGTAGAAGAGTTAAAAATCGGATTAAAAGAGCAGCTTGAAAAAGCCGCAGTTAAAGCAGAGCTCGCAACAGCAGAAGAAATTCCGTCCATCGTCATCGAGACACCAAAGGATAAAACACACGGGGACTTCGCAACAAACCTCGCGATGCAACTTGCGCGCGTAGCGAAAAAAGCACCACGTGCCATTGCAGAAGAAATCGCAGCAAACATTGACTACGACGCAGCATCGATCGAAAAGCTCGATATCGCAGGACCAGGCTTCATCAATTTCTTCATGAAAAAAGACTACCTGTCCGAAATAGTCAAAACAGTCCTTGAGCAGCAGGAAGACTTCGGAAGCACAAACGTAGGCGAAGGCAAAAAGGTACAAATCGAGTTTGTATCCGCGAACCCAACAGGTACACTTCACCTAGGCCACGCACGTGGAGCAGCGGTAGGGGATTCCCTTGCACACATTTTATCAAAAGCAGGCTACGACGTAGCGCGCGAATACTATATCAACGACGCCGGTAATCAGATCGACAACCTCACACTCTCGCTCGAAGCACGCTACCTGCAGGAGCTAGGCGAAGATGCCGAGATGCCAGAGGACGGCTACCATGGCCAAGATATTATCGGATTCGCCAAGGAAATCGCGAGCGAACACGGCGACCGCTATAAGAACGCTGATGTAGAGGAGCGCCGCGCCTATTTCCGCGAGTACGGCCTAAAGCGCGAGCTCGACAAACTTAAAGAGGACCTAGCCGACTTCCGCGTCAACTTCGACAACTGGTTCTCCGAGACATCGCTCTACGACAACAACAAAATCACGCCAGTGCTCGAGGAGCTTGCTACTCGTGGCGAAACGTTTGAAGAGGAAGGGGCAACTTGGTTCCGCTCCACAACTTACGGCGACGATAAGGACCGGGTTCTTGTAAAGAGTGACGGATCTTATACGTATCTTACGCCAGACATTGCCTACCATAAAGACAAGCTAAACCGCGGGTTTGGCGAGCTTATCAACGTATGGGGAGCAGACCACCACGGCTACATCCCACGTATGCGCGCTGCTATCCAAGCACTTGGCTACGATAAGGATCAGCTAACGGTACAAATTATTCAGATGGTAAACCTCTTCGAAAACGGCGAAAAGGTAAAAATGAGTAAGCGTACTGGTAAAGCCGTTACGATGCGCGAGCTTATGGAAGAAGTCGGCATCGACGCAACGCGTTACTTCTTCGCGATGCGCGCGCCAGAAACGCACTTAGACTTCGACCTTGGCTTAGCCAAGTCTCAGTCAAACGAAAACCCAGTGTACTACTCACAGTATGCGCACGCGCGTATTTGTAGCATGCTGCGCGCAGCAGAAGAAGAAGGTCTAAAACCAGATGCAAACGAAGCAGACCTATCTCTGCTAACTGCAGAAAAGGATCTCGAGCTGATGAAGAAAATCGGCGAATTCCCTGAAGCAGTAGCATCTGCAGCTAAAAACCATGCACCACACCGCATCACCAACTACGTTCACGAACTAGCAGCAGCGCTGCATAGTTTCTATAACGCAGAAAAAGTACTAACAGACGACGAAGCACTCACGAAAGCGCGCCTTGCGCTCATCGAAGCAGTCCGCATCACACTCATCAACGCCCTCGGACTCGTCGGCGTAACAGCACCAGAACGCATGTAA
- a CDS encoding DUF1934 domain-containing protein gives MTGLPITIQVRTTIRDGKRSERHSMDAIGELFVKGEFLMLKFQEPREEQETESTNQTIQLRDGRMTVQRKGAVTMNQRFVEGTKTEGMYNSIYGPMHMETDTKKVSYNWNEDDQAGDITLTYDLVLSGSQTGRYHMKVTFKEETS, from the coding sequence ATGACAGGTCTACCAATTACGATACAAGTAAGAACAACGATTCGCGACGGCAAACGCAGCGAGCGTCACTCGATGGACGCAATCGGCGAACTATTTGTCAAAGGCGAATTTTTAATGCTCAAGTTTCAAGAGCCTCGCGAAGAGCAGGAGACCGAATCCACCAACCAAACCATCCAGCTTCGCGACGGACGCATGACCGTGCAACGAAAAGGCGCCGTCACCATGAATCAGCGCTTCGTGGAAGGTACGAAAACAGAAGGCATGTACAATAGCATTTACGGACCCATGCATATGGAAACAGACACAAAAAAAGTTTCTTATAATTGGAATGAAGACGATCAGGCAGGGGACATCACGCTAACCTACGACCTCGTCCTATCAGGATCACAAACAGGTCGCTATCATATGAAGGTAACATTCAAGGAGGAGACTAGCTAA